A part of Magnetospirillum sp. ME-1 genomic DNA contains:
- a CDS encoding phosphoadenosine phosphosulfate reductase domain-containing protein — MLIADGLHARPRQLALDFGPPPGREIDEPDDLASYDHIIIAWSGGKDSAACLLHLLESGADRTKMELWHHDVDGREGSTLMDWPCTRGYCAAVGRALGIPVRFSWREGGFEREMLRKDAPTAKVLFEGEDGGIRTAGGNSKSLGTRLRFPQVSGDLTTRWCSSYMKCMLGIAALTNQDRFLGRRLLFITGERAQESAGRAKYRLFEPHKADTRRGTRRRRLIDHWRPVHSWTEEDVWAILARWRMVPHPCYRLGWSRASCAACIFGADVHWSSLRAALPEQFAAVAAHEASFDATIARDRRTIIQRADAARPFPLDPAVLAEARDPEWNRSVFLAPGEEWRLPVGAYGSPESGPC, encoded by the coding sequence ATGCTCATCGCCGATGGCCTCCATGCGCGTCCCCGCCAGCTCGCCCTCGACTTCGGCCCGCCGCCGGGCCGGGAGATCGACGAGCCGGACGATCTGGCGTCCTACGACCACATCATCATCGCATGGAGCGGCGGGAAGGATTCCGCCGCCTGCCTGCTGCACCTGCTGGAAAGCGGGGCCGACCGGACGAAGATGGAGCTCTGGCACCATGACGTGGACGGCCGCGAAGGCTCCACGCTGATGGACTGGCCCTGCACGCGCGGCTACTGCGCCGCCGTCGGCCGGGCCCTCGGCATCCCGGTCCGCTTCTCCTGGCGAGAAGGAGGCTTCGAGCGCGAGATGCTGCGCAAGGACGCGCCGACCGCCAAGGTGCTGTTCGAGGGCGAGGACGGCGGGATCCGCACCGCCGGCGGGAATTCGAAAAGCCTCGGCACCCGGCTGCGCTTCCCCCAGGTCTCCGGCGATCTTACAACTAGATGGTGTAGCAGCTACATGAAGTGTATGCTGGGGATTGCGGCGCTCACCAATCAGGATCGCTTCCTCGGCCGCCGCCTCCTGTTCATCACCGGGGAAAGGGCGCAGGAGAGCGCCGGAAGAGCGAAGTACCGGCTCTTCGAGCCGCACAAGGCCGACACCCGCCGAGGAACCCGCCGCCGCCGGCTGATAGACCACTGGCGCCCGGTGCATTCCTGGACGGAAGAGGATGTCTGGGCGATCCTCGCCCGGTGGCGGATGGTGCCCCATCCGTGCTACCGGCTGGGCTGGTCCCGCGCCTCCTGCGCCGCCTGCATCTTCGGCGCCGATGTCCATTGGTCCTCCCTGCGGGCCGCCCTGCCCGAGCAGTTCGCGGCGGTCGCCGCCCACGAGGCCTCCTTCGACGCCACCATCGCCCGCGATCGCCGGACCATCATCCAGCGGGCCGACGCGGCCCGTCCCTTCCCCCTGGACCCCGCCGTGCTGGCCGAGGCCCGCGACCCCGAATGGAACCGGTCCGTCTTCCTCGCCCCCGGCGAAGAATGGCGGCTTCCCGTCGGCGCCTACGGCTCACCCGAGAGCGGCCCCTGCTGA
- a CDS encoding AAA family ATPase yields MANEKPQERYLTVLLTPHDLGDADGAYAICRTRIIPGAGALVRPKLADIVASRALEDIRVLIGRRLLMLDEASLDEGLNRWLRAAGHEPIAHSRVEFIARWEEEASHLSTHFLPNDEEGDFLRAHPNWAMGLLFDRANAVLSTEMRLNQDRDHQDPEPWHRLDRLYRADALIETAEAEKARAEKRMAERKKGNTDDEPDDIAEIMRDSAPSRIGTARTDEERRRLLRLEDELRRVVFGQDEAVSAVAEQMIMARAGLQRAGRPVGGFLFAGPTGVGKTELARQLAMAMDLPMLRLDMSEYYDRHAISGLIGSVMGYRDSYRGGLLTNALLKNPNHLILFDEIEKGAPEVMNLLLQMLDAGRLTDGRGNTVDCTGATIVMTTNLGARTVAKKNALGFGATASANDETEEIRAAVERGIPPELRNRIDRILVFGRLDPARMPAFVDKGLLGLEAQLRMTGSRLSVTDAAKARLAKEGYSADSGARPLERLIDGRIRRPAARLLIEKPLGSAELRVDHDGEAIAVSVQPIVPPEADPKAAARWTRLHAEAALEDANQARILSIATPLALTTYGAVVKSASTRIIVATPRDIASLQKAESGNPLEPGHAFAAFLAETDGDNDCWFAVPDDDRITVVPNESKALLLDQLFRSTDAAILLFDNRAYEQELVPLLRANRLPVPPRQRIEFLCERGTPIGESAKDTLFDWGYYGGVGLSHLADPREHTPMDAVRWLTECMNFVMGVEEQKRLFDL; encoded by the coding sequence ATGGCGAACGAGAAACCGCAGGAACGGTACCTCACCGTCCTGCTCACCCCGCATGACCTCGGCGACGCGGATGGCGCCTACGCCATCTGCCGTACGCGGATCATCCCGGGCGCGGGCGCCCTGGTGCGCCCCAAGCTGGCCGACATCGTGGCCAGCCGCGCGCTGGAAGACATCCGCGTCCTGATCGGCCGCCGCCTGCTCATGCTCGACGAGGCCAGCCTGGACGAAGGGCTCAACCGGTGGCTCCGCGCCGCCGGGCACGAGCCCATCGCCCATTCCCGCGTGGAGTTCATCGCCCGCTGGGAAGAAGAGGCCAGCCACCTATCGACCCACTTCCTCCCCAACGACGAGGAAGGCGACTTCCTGCGGGCCCATCCCAACTGGGCCATGGGCCTGCTCTTCGATCGGGCCAACGCCGTCCTCTCGACCGAGATGCGGCTCAACCAGGATCGGGACCATCAGGATCCCGAGCCGTGGCACCGCCTCGATCGCCTCTACCGCGCCGATGCCCTCATCGAGACCGCCGAGGCCGAGAAGGCCCGGGCCGAGAAGCGCATGGCCGAGCGGAAGAAGGGCAACACCGACGACGAGCCCGACGACATCGCCGAGATCATGCGGGATTCCGCGCCTTCGCGCATCGGAACCGCCCGCACCGACGAGGAACGCCGCCGCCTCCTGCGGCTCGAGGACGAGCTGCGGCGCGTGGTGTTCGGGCAGGACGAAGCCGTGTCCGCCGTCGCCGAGCAGATGATCATGGCCCGGGCCGGGCTCCAGCGGGCCGGGCGGCCCGTAGGCGGTTTCCTGTTCGCCGGCCCCACCGGCGTCGGCAAGACGGAGCTGGCCCGCCAGCTCGCCATGGCCATGGATCTGCCGATGCTCCGCCTCGACATGTCGGAATACTACGACCGGCACGCCATCTCGGGCCTGATCGGCTCCGTCATGGGCTACCGCGACTCGTATCGCGGCGGCCTGCTCACCAACGCCCTGCTCAAGAACCCGAACCACCTGATCCTCTTCGACGAGATCGAGAAGGGCGCGCCGGAGGTGATGAACCTCCTGCTCCAGATGCTCGACGCCGGGCGGCTCACCGACGGGCGCGGCAACACGGTGGACTGCACCGGGGCCACCATCGTGATGACCACCAACCTCGGCGCCCGCACCGTGGCGAAGAAGAACGCCCTGGGCTTCGGCGCGACGGCCAGCGCCAACGACGAGACCGAGGAGATCCGCGCCGCCGTGGAGCGCGGCATCCCGCCGGAGCTGCGCAACCGCATCGACCGCATCCTGGTCTTCGGCCGCCTGGACCCGGCGCGCATGCCGGCCTTCGTGGACAAGGGCCTGCTCGGCCTCGAAGCCCAGCTCCGCATGACCGGCAGCCGCCTGTCCGTCACCGACGCCGCCAAGGCCCGCCTCGCGAAGGAAGGGTACAGCGCCGATTCCGGGGCCCGGCCGCTGGAACGCCTCATCGACGGGCGCATCCGCCGCCCCGCCGCCCGCCTGCTCATCGAGAAGCCCCTCGGCTCCGCGGAACTGCGGGTGGATCATGACGGCGAAGCCATCGCCGTCTCCGTGCAGCCCATCGTCCCGCCTGAGGCGGATCCCAAGGCCGCCGCCCGCTGGACCCGACTGCACGCGGAAGCGGCGCTGGAGGACGCCAACCAGGCGCGCATCCTCTCCATCGCCACGCCGCTCGCGCTCACGACCTACGGCGCCGTGGTCAAATCGGCCTCCACCCGGATCATCGTGGCCACGCCGAGGGACATCGCCTCGCTTCAGAAGGCCGAATCCGGCAATCCGCTGGAGCCGGGGCACGCCTTCGCCGCCTTCCTGGCGGAGACCGATGGCGACAACGACTGCTGGTTCGCCGTGCCGGACGACGATCGGATCACGGTCGTTCCGAACGAATCCAAGGCCCTGCTCCTCGATCAGCTGTTCCGTTCGACCGACGCGGCCATCCTGCTGTTCGACAACCGCGCCTACGAGCAGGAGCTCGTCCCGCTCCTCCGGGCCAACCGGCTGCCCGTGCCTCCGCGCCAGCGCATCGAATTCCTGTGCGAGCGGGGAACGCCCATCGGCGAGTCGGCCAAGGATACGCTGTTCGACTGGGGGTACTACGGCGGCGTCGGGCTGTCCCACCTCGCCGACCCGCGGGAGCACACCCCCATGGACGCCGTCCGGTGGCTCACCGAGTGCATGAACTTCGTGATGGGCGTCGAAGAGCAGAAGCGGCTCTTCGACCTCTGA
- a CDS encoding DNA cytosine methyltransferase — MTHLFAPEALPIIGRRDGREIILDSFAGGGGASTGIFQALGRHPDVAINHSAEAVALHAANHPTTKHFCQSVWQVDPADVARLGPIGLAWHSPSCTHFSRAKGGKPLERSIRDLAWIVVAYARLPPSVRPRVIFLENVIEYLSWGPLNSSGLPDKNKLGSEFRRWVGELRRLGYKVEWREMRGCDYGAPTIRNRLFLVARNDGEPIVWPDPTHGAPDSADVLAGLLLPWRTAADIIDFSIPCPSIFLSPEEAKALGVRRPLQEATLRRIAQGLRRYVLDSPRPFIVPLTHRGDDRCHDSLEPLRTITTAKRGELALVSPYCVNPNHTAPDYTPFRGFGPRSPVGTLTASPGIAVSMPHLTRFHGRSVGSSLDGPAPTIETHLTDGVVLPWMAQHNTGVVGHSMHEPVSTILGKGCTQMLAAAWLSQMHGTNAGNGGDPRQPLGTILAQGNHHAAVQALLERTAKPGQHHEAVVAIDGQEWAVADIGMRMLTPRELYNAQGFPPDYLIDVLFEGKRLSKASQVRMCGNSVCPDVAAALVRANAPDLARSAIAA; from the coding sequence ATGACGCACCTCTTCGCACCCGAGGCGCTGCCCATCATCGGGCGCCGCGACGGCCGGGAAATCATCCTCGATTCCTTCGCCGGCGGCGGGGGAGCCTCGACGGGCATCTTCCAAGCGCTGGGACGCCACCCCGACGTGGCCATCAACCATTCGGCCGAGGCCGTCGCCCTGCACGCGGCGAACCATCCGACGACGAAGCATTTCTGCCAGTCGGTGTGGCAGGTCGACCCGGCCGACGTCGCCAGGCTCGGGCCAATCGGGCTTGCCTGGCACAGCCCTTCATGCACGCATTTCAGCCGAGCCAAGGGCGGCAAACCCTTGGAGCGCAGCATCCGCGATCTCGCCTGGATCGTCGTCGCCTACGCGCGGCTTCCTCCCAGCGTACGCCCCAGGGTCATCTTCCTCGAGAACGTCATCGAGTACCTCTCATGGGGACCGCTCAACTCCTCCGGGCTTCCGGACAAGAACAAGCTCGGCTCGGAATTCCGCCGATGGGTCGGCGAACTGCGCCGCCTGGGCTACAAGGTCGAATGGCGCGAGATGCGGGGCTGCGACTACGGAGCACCCACCATCCGGAACCGACTGTTCCTCGTCGCCCGGAACGACGGCGAGCCGATCGTCTGGCCGGACCCGACCCACGGCGCCCCGGACAGCGCCGACGTCCTCGCCGGCCTGCTGCTGCCCTGGCGCACCGCCGCCGACATCATCGACTTCTCCATCCCCTGCCCGTCGATCTTCCTCTCGCCCGAGGAAGCGAAGGCGCTGGGCGTGCGCCGTCCGCTCCAGGAGGCCACCCTGCGCCGCATCGCCCAGGGGCTGCGCCGCTACGTCCTGGACAGCCCGCGCCCCTTCATCGTCCCGCTGACGCACAGGGGCGACGATCGCTGCCACGACAGCCTCGAACCGCTGCGGACCATCACCACCGCCAAGCGGGGCGAACTGGCGCTGGTCTCGCCCTACTGCGTCAATCCGAACCACACGGCGCCGGACTACACGCCGTTCCGCGGCTTCGGCCCCCGGTCCCCCGTCGGCACCCTCACGGCCTCGCCTGGCATCGCCGTCTCCATGCCGCACCTCACCCGCTTCCACGGCCGCAGCGTGGGCAGCAGCCTCGACGGGCCGGCGCCGACCATCGAGACGCACCTCACCGATGGCGTCGTCCTGCCGTGGATGGCGCAGCACAACACCGGTGTCGTCGGCCATTCCATGCACGAGCCGGTCAGCACCATCCTCGGCAAGGGCTGCACGCAGATGCTGGCCGCCGCCTGGCTGTCGCAGATGCACGGCACCAACGCCGGCAATGGCGGAGACCCGCGCCAGCCGCTGGGGACCATCCTCGCCCAGGGGAACCACCACGCCGCCGTCCAGGCCCTGCTGGAGCGCACGGCGAAGCCCGGACAGCACCACGAGGCCGTCGTGGCCATCGACGGGCAGGAATGGGCCGTGGCCGACATCGGCATGAGGATGCTCACGCCGCGCGAACTCTACAACGCCCAGGGCTTTCCGCCGGACTACCTCATCGACGTGCTGTTCGAGGGCAAGCGCCTGTCGAAGGCCTCGCAGGTGCGGATGTGCGGCAACTCGGTCTGCCCCGACGTGGCCGCCGCCCTGGTCCGCGCCAACGCCCCCGACCTCGCCCGCTCGGCCATCGCGGCCTGA
- a CDS encoding glycine zipper 2TM domain-containing protein: protein MGNKQMAGGLLGGAAGGWAGSQIGRGSGNLAATAAGALIGAFLGSELGKGLDRTDQMYAAQAQQQAIVAAPPGARVGWQGQQPGTYGYTVAGPAMPVQTAYGQPPTTCREYQTQVTIGGRVQDAYGRACQGTDGQWRIMQQ, encoded by the coding sequence ATGGGCAACAAGCAGATGGCCGGCGGCCTGCTCGGCGGAGCCGCCGGCGGCTGGGCCGGCTCGCAGATCGGCCGCGGCTCCGGCAACCTCGCCGCCACCGCCGCCGGAGCGCTCATCGGCGCCTTCCTCGGCTCCGAGCTCGGCAAGGGCCTCGACCGCACCGACCAGATGTACGCCGCCCAGGCCCAGCAGCAGGCCATCGTCGCCGCGCCTCCCGGCGCCCGCGTGGGCTGGCAGGGGCAGCAGCCCGGCACCTACGGCTACACCGTCGCCGGACCCGCGATGCCCGTCCAGACCGCCTACGGCCAGCCGCCGACCACTTGCCGGGAATACCAGACGCAGGTCACCATCGGCGGCCGGGTCCAGGACGCCTACGGGCGCGCCTGCCAGGGCACCGACGGCCAATGGCGGATCATGCAGCAGTAG
- a CDS encoding HU family DNA-binding protein: MNKTDLVAAVAAATGQTKTDAAKSVDAVLDAITSELKAGGDVRLVGFGTFSVAQRAAKEGRNPRTGATIKIAASKQPKFSAGKGLKDAIQ; the protein is encoded by the coding sequence ATGAACAAGACCGATCTCGTCGCAGCCGTCGCCGCCGCGACCGGCCAGACCAAGACCGACGCCGCCAAATCCGTCGATGCCGTGCTGGACGCCATCACGTCCGAACTGAAGGCCGGCGGCGATGTCCGCCTCGTGGGCTTCGGCACCTTCTCGGTCGCCCAGCGCGCCGCCAAGGAAGGCCGCAACCCCCGCACCGGCGCGACCATCAAGATCGCCGCCTCCAAGCAGCCGAAGTTCTCGGCCGGCAAGGGCCTGAAGGACGCCATCCAGTAG
- a CDS encoding phospholipase D-like domain-containing protein, with translation MRRFAAAIAAVLLLLSATPALSADTVAGICFSPPRDGREDCRSLAVREIDGAEEAIRMLAYSFTDEPIADALIRARKRGADVRLVMDRSNVCAEGNDDEDGGKACGRHGAAIADRLSRAGIEVRIDRKHPILHDKVIILDRHRTITGSMNWTRNGAERNGENLVVLEGRDTARTFAADWEEHRSHSEPYAPASKRR, from the coding sequence ATGCGCCGCTTCGCCGCCGCAATCGCCGCGGTCCTCCTCCTGCTTTCCGCTACCCCGGCCCTTTCGGCCGACACGGTGGCGGGCATCTGCTTCTCGCCGCCCAGGGACGGGCGGGAAGACTGCCGCAGCCTCGCCGTCCGGGAAATCGACGGCGCGGAAGAAGCCATCCGCATGCTGGCCTACTCCTTCACCGACGAGCCCATCGCCGACGCCCTCATCCGCGCAAGGAAGCGGGGCGCCGACGTACGCCTCGTGATGGACCGCTCGAACGTCTGCGCCGAAGGAAACGACGACGAGGACGGCGGCAAGGCCTGCGGCCGCCACGGCGCGGCCATCGCCGATCGGCTGTCCAGGGCCGGCATCGAGGTGCGGATCGACCGGAAGCACCCGATCCTCCACGACAAGGTCATCATCCTCGACCGGCACCGCACGATCACCGGCTCCATGAACTGGACCCGCAACGGCGCCGAGCGGAACGGGGAGAACCTCGTCGTCCTCGAAGGCCGGGACACCGCCCGCACCTTCGCCGCCGACTGGGAAGAGCACCGCAGCCACTCGGAACCCTACGCGCCTGCCTCCAAGCGCAGATAG